CAGGACGGCCTTCAGGCCGGGTTGAACGGACACGGGCGCCGCGATGTACTCGTCGCCGTCCCTGACCACGATGCGACATCCGCCGAGAAGGGCGGGCGCTACGTTGTCGGCGTGGCCCTCCGCGGCGACGGCCAGCTTCAGCAGGTCATCGTCGGACAGCGGCTTTCCCGCGAAGACGTTGGCCGCCACCAGACCGCCGACTACAGCGGCGGCGCTGCTGCCGAGGCCGCGCGCCAGCGGTATGTTGTTGGCGCAGGTCAGCCGGACAGCGGGCACGGGGCGTCCCAGGTGGTCGAAGACGGACGCGAAAGCGGCGTACAGCACGTTGTCTTTGCCGTGAGGCAGGGTATCCGCGCCCTCGCCCTCGATGGTCATGTCCGCGCGCTCGGCGGGTTCCACGGACACGGTGTTGTAGAGGCTGAGGGTGAGGCCCATGCAGTCGAACCCCGGCCCCAGGTTCGCCGAGGTGGCGGGAACGACGACGACGAAGCGATGTGTTCCTGTAGACATGGGCGATTGACCCCAGTATAACAATTGGAGATAGCCCCGTGCAAGGTGATGAGAGGCCGGAGGGCCTTTGCGGATTAGGGAATGAGCGGTATAATGCACAGCGTGGGACCGCGCAGCCAGGCGTGGGCCTGTTATTATCGGGGCGTAGCGCAGCATGGTAGCGCGCAGCGTTCGGGACGCTGAGGTCGTAGGTTCAAATCCTATCGCCCCGACCACTTGCAAAGGACAGGGCCGGAGATGATCTCTCCGGCCCTTTTCTGTCACTCCGTCGTCAGTCCACCACGCGCCGGGCGTCTCTGGCGCTCTCCCAGCTTGCAGCCCCAAGCTAAAACGCCCCGTGAGCTTCAAGGGCCGTCACTCAATTTTGCGTTTCTAGGCTCCTGTCCGGCCCTGGGCCGATGTCCACAACACGGCGGGGGAAGGCCAAACGCTCAGGCTTGTTGACAGGGGGTGCGCGCCACGGGGAGAAAATGGGGGGGCCAACACTCCGCGTCGACCGTCCGGTCCCGCGCCCGCCACAAGGCCCCGCGCGGCCCTACAAACCGTAATCCGTGAGGTCGGCGACGGCGTCATGGGCTGTCCGGTCAAGCCAATGGCACCAGACATTCAGGCCGGAAACGCTCAGCCGTCCCCGCGCCGACTGGCTGCGCCATGCGACAACCTCAACCCTCTTCGACATGCTCTTGTGTTTCGCCACGTACTCCAGCGCGGGCGCAAGGTCCGTGTCGGCGGAGGCTAGAATTCCGATCTCGTATCTGTCATCCCGCGCCATCGTCACAAAGTCAACCGCGATAAGTACGTCAATGCCCTTCTCGCGCTCTTTC
This genomic interval from Dehalococcoidia bacterium contains the following:
- the thrB gene encoding homoserine kinase, with translation MSTGTHRFVVVVPATSANLGPGFDCMGLTLSLYNTVSVEPAERADMTIEGEGADTLPHGKDNVLYAAFASVFDHLGRPVPAVRLTCANNIPLARGLGSSAAAVVGGLVAANVFAGKPLSDDDLLKLAVAAEGHADNVAPALLGGCRIVVRDGDEYIAAPVSVQPGLKAVLFIPDFPMSTREARSILSPRVSRGDAIFNISRAALLTASLASGSWSYLRVATQDRLHQPARQAMFPAMPRLFAAALDAGALGAFLSGGGSTVLAFAHGHEKAIATALAQEAQRAGVSGRTHVAELTSHGAQARAQRPLRGAASQQLSLAAHKDT